In Pseudomonadota bacterium, the genomic stretch ATCGCGGCGGCATCGGAGGTCCCTGTGGCCGAGACCAAGAAGACGTTCTATCCGTCCAAGGAGTTCGACGACAACCTCGATGGCCTGTCGGCGGTGCTCGCCGACGAGGGGTGGGAGATCCCCGGCGTCGCGGTGGCGCTCATCGCCGAGGACGCTGCGGCGCAGCGCGCCGAGCGCGCCGCGCACGACGCCAAGCGCCGGGAGTACCTCGCCCTGCACGAAGAGTTCGGCCTCGCGCAGCTCGCCCGGTACAAGCGGTTCATGGCCGTGCTCGAGGCGTTGCGCGGAGCGTTCCGCGACGACAAGGTCGTGCAGGCCAAGCTCAAGGAGTTCAGTCGCAGGGTCGGCAGGACCCGGAAGGCCGCCGATGGGCCGGCGACCAAGGAGGAGGCGGCGTAGGGACCACCGGCGGTCGCCCGCGCAGAGACCAGAAGACATGAACATAGGTTTTCGAAGGGGCGGCCCGCGGGTCGCCTCTTTTTAATATTGCTGACACTCACAGGGGTCACTCTCGGCCCGGGGATATCGGCGAGTGGAAGCAGCTGCCTCGCTGGAAAGCCCCTTGCGCTCGGCTCACGTTGTGGTGAAAATGTCGGCGTGAAAACACCGAACGTGACGTTCGTTCCGACACAGGACGGCAAGATCCGGCTGACCTCCGATCCGGGCCGCCTAGAGATCACCTTCCTCGGGGTGGGCGCGGCGTTCGCGAACACGCTCTTCCAGAGCAACATCTTCGCGGTCAAGGGCCGCACGCACGTCCTCGTCGACCTCGGCTCCAAGGCCTCGGTGGCGCTCCACGATGCGGGGCTGTCCGTGATCGACGTCGAGAACCTCGTCGCGACGCACTCCCACGCCGATCACGTGGGCGGCATCGAGGAGTGGTGCCTCAAGGCGCGCTACGCGGCGCCGTTCGTCAAGAAGTGCAAGCGCGGCGAGTACAAGCCGAACCTGCTGACCACCGAGGACTACGCGAACGTCCTCTGGGACGCGACGCTGCGCGGCGGGCTCCAGCACTCGGAGGAGACGCGCCCCGGCGAGCGCATGCAGCTCTCCGACTACGTGAACCTCGTGTACGCGCGCCCCCTGGACGGCTACGGCCGGCCGGTCTTCGAGATCCGCGTCGGCGAAGGCGCGGACGCGATCGATCTCAAGCTGATGCGCACGAACCACGTGCCGGACAACTCGGCCGGGTGGCGCACCGCGTTCTACTCGGTCGGCGTGCTCATCGACGACCGCGTCTTCATCTCGGGCGACACCATGTTCGATCTCGACCTCGTCAGGACGTTCGGCCAGAAGGCCGACGTGATCTTCCACGACTGCCAGGACTTCAAGGGCGGCGTCCACGCGTCGTACGAGGAGCTGCGCGCGCTGCCGCCGGAGCTCCGCGAGAAGACGATCCTGTACCACCTCACGGACGGCATCCGCGGGAAGTTCGATCCCGAAAGGGACGGCTTCGCCGGCTGGGCTTCGTGCTATCGAGAGGGGAAGTACGTCATCGGGTGAGGTCAGGTTCCTGAATCGACACCGCCGTCCACGCCGCCGTCCGTGACCGGCGGCTCGTCGCCGAGGTGGATCGACCAGGCGTTCACCGTCGCGGCGCCGATGGTGTACTCGGTGACGCGGAGCGCCCAGCGGCCGGTGAGCCACGTCGTCACCAGATCCTCGAGCAGCACAGCGCTCGGCACGTCCGTCTCGTACATCGACTTCACCTCGATCACCGAGCCGTCGGGGCCGACCAGATCGATCTGCACGTTCGCGT encodes the following:
- a CDS encoding MBL fold metallo-hydrolase, with product MKTPNVTFVPTQDGKIRLTSDPGRLEITFLGVGAAFANTLFQSNIFAVKGRTHVLVDLGSKASVALHDAGLSVIDVENLVATHSHADHVGGIEEWCLKARYAAPFVKKCKRGEYKPNLLTTEDYANVLWDATLRGGLQHSEETRPGERMQLSDYVNLVYARPLDGYGRPVFEIRVGEGADAIDLKLMRTNHVPDNSAGWRTAFYSVGVLIDDRVFISGDTMFDLDLVRTFGQKADVIFHDCQDFKGGVHASYEELRALPPELREKTILYHLTDGIRGKFDPERDGFAGWASCYREGKYVIG